In Paracoccus aerodenitrificans, the following are encoded in one genomic region:
- a CDS encoding 3-hydroxybutyryl-CoA dehydrogenase — protein MTIKSVGVVGAGQMGNGIAHVFALAGYDVTLNDISQDALDQAMAVITKNLDRQVKGEKISQAERDEALNRIGTTMTLTDLGQSDLIIEAATEKEAVKHKIFQELLPHLKPDTILTSNTSSISITRLASGTDRPERFMGFHFMNPVPVMQLVELIRGIATDEATYNTMLEVVDKLGKTSATAEDFPAFIVNRILIPMINEAVYTLYEGVGSVKSIDQSMKLGANWPMGPLELADFIGLDTCLAIMNVLHDGLADTKYRPCPLLVKYVEAGWLGRKTGRGFYDYSKDEPVPTR, from the coding sequence ATGACGATTAAATCGGTAGGGGTGGTCGGCGCGGGCCAGATGGGCAACGGGATCGCTCATGTCTTCGCTTTGGCGGGTTATGATGTGACGCTGAACGATATCAGTCAGGATGCGCTCGATCAGGCGATGGCGGTCATTACCAAAAACCTCGACCGGCAGGTAAAGGGTGAGAAGATCAGCCAGGCTGAGCGGGATGAGGCGCTGAATCGCATCGGCACCACCATGACCCTGACCGATCTGGGCCAATCCGATCTGATCATCGAGGCAGCGACTGAAAAAGAAGCCGTGAAGCATAAGATCTTCCAGGAATTACTGCCGCATCTCAAACCGGACACGATACTGACCTCGAACACCTCGTCGATTTCAATCACCCGGCTGGCAAGCGGCACTGACCGCCCTGAGCGGTTCATGGGGTTCCATTTCATGAACCCGGTTCCGGTCATGCAACTAGTCGAGCTGATCCGCGGCATCGCCACGGATGAGGCCACCTATAACACGATGCTGGAGGTCGTGGATAAACTGGGCAAGACCTCTGCCACCGCAGAAGATTTTCCTGCCTTTATCGTTAACCGCATTCTGATCCCGATGATCAATGAGGCGGTCTATACGCTTTACGAAGGGGTCGGATCGGTGAAATCCATCGACCAGTCGATGAAGCTGGGGGCAAACTGGCCGATGGGTCCGCTGGAGCTGGCCGATTTCATCGGGCTGGATACCTGCCTGGCCATCATGAATGTGCTGCATGACGGGCTGGCGGATACCAAATATCGCCCCTGCCCGCTTCTGGTGAAATATGTCGAGGCTGGCTGGCTTGGCCGCAAGACCGGGCGCGGTTTCTACGATTATTCCAAAGACGAACCCGTTCCGACACGCTGA
- a CDS encoding DUF2852 domain-containing protein: MHYGGTTDYRPGPMSRVKGALIQSRDWLDDKGKGAWIAAMILGFIFVWPVGLAILLYMIGSNRMFTCSSRRGYSGRHSVRPSGNSAFDAYREETLKRLEDEHNEFTAFMVRLREARDKSEFDQFMKERREGNDAA, translated from the coding sequence ATGCATTATGGTGGAACCACGGATTACCGGCCCGGGCCAATGTCGCGCGTCAAGGGCGCGTTGATCCAGTCCCGGGACTGGCTTGATGACAAGGGGAAGGGGGCGTGGATTGCCGCCATGATCCTTGGATTTATCTTCGTCTGGCCGGTCGGTCTGGCGATCCTTCTTTACATGATCGGGAGCAATCGCATGTTCACCTGTTCCAGTCGCCGCGGCTATTCGGGCCGTCACTCTGTCCGTCCGTCGGGAAACTCGGCCTTCGATGCCTATCGTGAAGAAACGCTGAAGCGCCTTGAGGACGAACATAACGAATTCACGGCGTTTATGGTGCGTCTGCGCGAAGCGCGTGACAAATCAGAGTTTGACCAGTTCATGAAAGAGCGCCGCGAAGGCAACGACGCAGCCTGA
- a CDS encoding TetR-like C-terminal domain-containing protein, which produces MSAAYGDGSPTPLDALERLGTRYLEFARERPAFYMAMFESGLAITSNSSLWEVSERALAILIRAAEALFVHMPPDERPPARMVANHIWALSHGVVELFARNKQGMRSPISAEDMLSSGVMIYLRGLGLIRN; this is translated from the coding sequence ATGTCTGCAGCCTATGGAGATGGCTCTCCGACGCCGCTGGATGCTCTGGAACGGCTGGGTACGCGCTATTTGGAATTCGCCCGTGAGCGACCGGCATTCTACATGGCCATGTTTGAAAGTGGCCTTGCGATCACCTCGAACAGCAGTCTGTGGGAGGTTTCAGAACGTGCTCTGGCAATTCTGATCAGAGCCGCTGAAGCGCTGTTCGTGCATATGCCGCCAGATGAACGACCGCCTGCGCGAATGGTGGCGAATCATATCTGGGCGCTTAGCCACGGCGTCGTTGAACTTTTCGCCCGCAACAAGCAGGGTATGCGCTCGCCCATATCCGCAGAAGACATGCTCAGTTCCGGTGTGATGATCTATCTGCGTGGCCTCGGCCTGATCCGCAACTGA
- a CDS encoding HPr family phosphocarrier protein, protein MSSDAGRVLPIVNEKGLHARASAKFVELVERFDAEAQVSRDGMTVSGDSIMGLLMLAASRGSQITLKTTGPQAEELAAELEALVARRFDEDR, encoded by the coding sequence ATGAGCAGTGATGCCGGTCGCGTCCTGCCTATCGTCAATGAAAAAGGCCTCCACGCCCGCGCATCGGCCAAATTCGTGGAGCTGGTCGAACGCTTCGACGCCGAGGCTCAGGTGTCGCGGGACGGCATGACGGTATCCGGAGATTCGATCATGGGCCTGCTGATGCTGGCGGCAAGCCGTGGCAGCCAGATCACATTGAAGACGACCGGTCCTCAGGCCGAGGAGCTGGCGGCTGAACTTGAAGCTCTGGTCGCGCGTCGATTTGATGAGGACCGCTGA
- a CDS encoding PTS sugar transporter subunit IIA — protein MIGIVIVAHGGLAREYLSAMEHVVGSQTGVRTITIEDAHDRSAKSMEICAAADEVDEGDGVVVVTDLFGGSPSNLSLPACAARNRVILYGANLPMLVKLAKLRHLSANEAAARAAAAGRKYIDSYNVFEESAIRQAAQ, from the coding sequence TTGATCGGAATTGTCATCGTTGCACATGGAGGTCTGGCGCGAGAGTATCTTTCGGCAATGGAACATGTCGTTGGATCCCAGACTGGTGTGCGCACCATCACGATAGAAGACGCGCATGACCGCAGCGCGAAAAGCATGGAAATCTGTGCCGCGGCAGATGAAGTGGATGAAGGCGACGGCGTGGTCGTGGTCACCGATCTTTTCGGAGGCTCGCCTTCGAACCTGTCGCTGCCTGCCTGCGCGGCACGCAACCGCGTCATCCTTTACGGGGCGAATCTTCCTATGCTGGTCAAACTGGCCAAGTTGCGGCATCTGTCCGCGAATGAAGCGGCGGCGCGGGCTGCTGCTGCGGGTCGAAAATATATCGACAGCTACAATGTCTTCGAAGAATCAGCGATACGGCAGGCCGCTCAATGA
- the rapZ gene encoding RNase adapter RapZ, protein MIETAPISATAEAEGSEDASTRLVLVTGPSGAGRSTAINVLEDLGYEAIDNLPLSLVPRLLDGPPRPAPLALGLDVRNRDFSASAVIELIDRLTRHPDYGPEVLYLDCDSTILVRRYNETRRRHPMAGAGAPLDGIEAEKDILAPIRVRADVLVNTSEMSPHELKAELARFFETDREKRLAVSVQSFSYKRGVPRGIDVMFDCRFLANPHWEPALRRLDGRDSAVRDYVISDPRFEEFFSRVRDLLLFVLPLHLAEGKTHLAIGFGCTGGQHRSVTMAENMSEALAGNGWQVSKRHRELERRAAEAAHLTVSSSTPQGTQN, encoded by the coding sequence ATGATAGAAACGGCGCCCATATCCGCCACGGCGGAAGCGGAGGGATCCGAAGATGCCTCGACCAGGCTGGTGCTGGTGACGGGTCCGTCAGGTGCAGGCCGTTCGACAGCGATCAATGTGCTGGAAGATCTGGGATACGAGGCGATCGATAATCTGCCGCTTTCGCTGGTGCCACGACTTCTTGACGGTCCGCCAAGACCTGCGCCTCTGGCACTCGGGCTCGATGTCCGCAATCGGGACTTCTCGGCTTCTGCCGTGATCGAGCTGATTGACAGGCTGACGCGGCATCCGGATTACGGCCCCGAAGTGCTGTATCTCGACTGTGATTCGACGATTCTGGTGCGCCGCTACAACGAAACGCGCAGACGGCATCCGATGGCCGGAGCAGGTGCGCCGCTGGACGGAATAGAGGCCGAAAAGGATATTCTGGCACCGATCAGAGTGCGGGCCGATGTGCTGGTGAATACATCCGAAATGTCTCCGCATGAGCTCAAGGCAGAGCTTGCCCGGTTTTTCGAAACCGACCGGGAAAAGCGTCTGGCGGTCTCGGTGCAGAGTTTTTCGTATAAGCGCGGCGTTCCGCGCGGCATAGATGTCATGTTCGACTGCCGGTTTCTGGCCAATCCGCATTGGGAGCCCGCATTGCGCAGGCTGGATGGCCGGGACTCGGCGGTGCGCGATTACGTTATCTCGGACCCGCGATTCGAAGAGTTCTTCTCTCGCGTTCGTGATCTGTTATTATTCGTGCTACCGTTGCATCTTGCTGAAGGGAAAACACATCTTGCGATAGGGTTTGGTTGCACGGGTGGGCAACATCGCTCTGTCACTATGGCAGAAAATATGTCAGAAGCGCTTGCTGGAAATGGCTGGCAAGTATCAAAACGTCACAGGGAACTAGAACGGCGCGCAGCAGAAGCGGCACATCTTACGGTTTCGAGTTCGACGCCTCAGGGAACGCAGAATTGA
- a CDS encoding HPr kinase/phosphorylase, with the protein MTRFEITHASAVSLDGAGVLVKGPSGCGKSSLALQLIGLGAVLVSDDRVILTEDGADVVAEAPPALAGLIEARGVGLLRCPHEAARIRLVVDLGQAETERLPPIRHSLLMNQSLPLVLGPVSAHLAPTICLLLRGGRLDPETAFEPASR; encoded by the coding sequence ATGACCCGTTTCGAGATTACGCATGCCTCCGCCGTTTCGCTTGATGGCGCAGGGGTTCTGGTGAAAGGCCCCTCGGGCTGCGGAAAATCCTCTCTCGCGCTGCAATTGATCGGTCTGGGTGCGGTGCTTGTCAGCGATGACCGTGTCATTCTTACAGAAGACGGCGCTGACGTGGTCGCAGAGGCACCGCCCGCACTGGCCGGGCTGATCGAGGCGCGAGGGGTGGGGCTGCTGCGCTGTCCGCACGAGGCGGCCCGAATCAGGCTGGTGGTCGATCTTGGGCAGGCCGAGACCGAACGCCTGCCACCTATTCGCCACAGTCTCCTTATGAATCAGTCGCTGCCACTTGTTCTGGGTCCCGTCTCGGCCCATCTTGCCCCAACGATCTGCCTGTTGCTGCGGGGCGGACGTCTCGATCCAGAAACTGCTTTTGAACCGGCATCGCGATGA
- a CDS encoding phosphoenolpyruvate carboxykinase, with the protein MTQPRVNPKFKLEDQGIEGAAIVHYNLLEPALIERAIARGEGKLGLGGAFLVSTGKHTGRSPKDKFVARTAGVEDKIWWENNKPMNPEAFDRLYADMLAHMQGKEYFVQDLYAGADPSQRLDVRVVSELAWHNLFIRHLLRRPEAEELAGFQAEYTIINCPSFKADPERHGCRSETVIALNFEKKLILIGNTEYAGENKKGVFTLLNYILPERGVMPMHCSANHAHDDENDVAVFFGLSGTGKTTLSADPSRVLIGDDEHGWSDEGVFNFEGGCYAKTISLSPKAEPEIYATTHKFGTVIENMVYDPDTLELDFEDSSITENMRCAYPLDYISNASPTGMAGVPKNVIMLTCDAYGVLPPIARLTPEQAMYHFLSGFTSKTPGTEVGVTEPTPTFSTCFGAPFMPRRPEAYGELLQKKIAETGATCWLVNTGWTGGAFGTGARMPIRATRALLTAALDGSLNETEFRKDPNFGFEVPTSVPGVSEVLLDPRRTWENPEAYDAQARKLVEMFSDNFAQYIDKVDEQVRSAAIG; encoded by the coding sequence ATGACGCAGCCCCGCGTGAACCCCAAGTTCAAACTGGAAGACCAGGGAATCGAAGGGGCAGCCATTGTCCATTATAATCTGCTGGAACCGGCCCTGATCGAAAGGGCAATTGCCCGTGGAGAGGGAAAGCTGGGTCTCGGAGGCGCGTTCCTTGTCTCGACCGGCAAACATACCGGCCGCTCGCCAAAGGATAAATTCGTCGCCCGTACCGCCGGGGTCGAAGACAAGATCTGGTGGGAAAACAACAAGCCGATGAACCCTGAGGCTTTTGATCGCCTCTACGCCGATATGCTGGCGCATATGCAGGGCAAGGAATATTTCGTTCAGGACCTGTATGCAGGTGCCGACCCAAGCCAACGCCTCGATGTGCGCGTCGTTTCAGAGCTTGCCTGGCACAACCTGTTCATCCGCCACCTTCTGCGCCGCCCCGAGGCCGAAGAGCTGGCAGGTTTTCAGGCGGAATACACGATCATCAACTGCCCCAGCTTCAAGGCCGACCCGGAGCGGCATGGCTGCCGCTCGGAAACGGTGATCGCGCTGAATTTCGAGAAGAAGCTGATCCTCATCGGAAACACCGAATATGCCGGTGAGAACAAGAAAGGCGTCTTCACCCTTCTGAACTATATCCTGCCCGAGCGCGGCGTCATGCCGATGCATTGCAGCGCGAATCACGCCCATGACGACGAAAACGACGTAGCGGTGTTTTTCGGTCTCAGCGGCACCGGGAAAACCACCCTTTCCGCAGATCCCTCGCGCGTTCTGATCGGCGATGACGAACATGGCTGGTCGGATGAGGGCGTCTTCAACTTCGAAGGCGGCTGCTATGCAAAAACCATCAGCCTCTCGCCGAAGGCCGAACCCGAGATCTACGCCACCACGCATAAATTCGGGACAGTGATCGAAAATATGGTCTACGATCCCGACACGCTGGAGCTTGATTTCGAAGACAGCTCGATCACCGAGAATATGCGCTGCGCATATCCGCTGGATTATATCTCAAACGCTTCTCCGACGGGAATGGCGGGGGTGCCGAAAAACGTCATCATGCTGACCTGTGACGCTTACGGCGTTTTGCCGCCCATCGCGCGACTGACCCCGGAACAGGCGATGTATCATTTCCTGTCGGGCTTCACTTCGAAGACTCCGGGCACCGAGGTTGGCGTGACCGAACCGACACCGACTTTCTCGACCTGCTTCGGCGCTCCTTTCATGCCGCGCCGCCCGGAAGCCTATGGCGAGTTGCTGCAAAAAAAGATCGCTGAAACCGGCGCGACCTGCTGGCTGGTGAATACCGGCTGGACCGGAGGCGCGTTCGGCACCGGCGCACGCATGCCGATCCGGGCGACCCGCGCCCTGCTGACCGCAGCACTTGACGGTTCGCTGAACGAAACCGAGTTCCGCAAGGATCCGAATTTCGGATTCGAGGTGCCGACTTCGGTGCCGGGCGTTTCGGAAGTTCTGCTGGATCCGCGCCGCACTTGGGAAAATCCCGAGGCATACGATGCTCAGGCCAGAAAGCTGGTCGAGATGTTCTCGGATAACTTTGCTCAATACATTGACAAGGTTGACGAACAGGTGAGATCCGCCGCGATTGGCTGA
- a CDS encoding short-chain fatty acid transporter gives MLRILSRPAIRLMERRLPDAFIFVLVLTIIAMLAAMGIQRSSPVDMIRMWGDGFWALLSFSMQMLLVLVTGYILASSPPVKKLLTALAAQAKSGGMAIIMVTLVSLAASWINWGFGLVVGAIFARELAKQVRVDYRLLVASAYSGFVIWHGGISGSIPLTVATEGHFTADQIGIIPTSETIFASWNLLIVIAVVIALPIANRMMMPSEDETVLVDPKVLGNDEALPPLPENATPAQRMENSRILMWLVGIPGIIWLVLHFFGGGGLNLNVVNFAFLFIGLTLHGTARSLLAALDDAVKGGAGIVIQFPFYAGIMAIMTGTGLAATMSEWFVSISTDQTLPFWSFIAAGIVNIFVPSGGGQWAVQAPIMLPAAEALGADVSKVIMGVAWGDAWTNLLQPFWALPMLGIAGLKARDIMGFCVVLLLITGVIIGGILWMI, from the coding sequence ATGCTGAGAATACTGTCACGTCCAGCCATAAGGCTGATGGAAAGACGGCTGCCTGACGCATTCATCTTTGTGCTTGTACTTACAATTATCGCGATGCTTGCGGCGATGGGCATCCAGCGCAGCAGTCCGGTCGATATGATCCGGATGTGGGGCGATGGCTTCTGGGCCTTGCTCAGCTTTTCGATGCAGATGCTGCTTGTGCTTGTCACCGGCTATATTCTGGCATCGTCACCGCCGGTCAAGAAACTGCTGACCGCCCTGGCCGCGCAGGCCAAATCGGGCGGAATGGCGATCATCATGGTGACTCTGGTGTCGCTGGCGGCAAGCTGGATCAACTGGGGTTTCGGTCTGGTTGTCGGCGCGATCTTCGCTCGTGAGCTGGCGAAACAGGTGCGGGTCGATTACCGTCTGCTGGTTGCCTCGGCCTATTCGGGCTTCGTGATCTGGCATGGCGGGATCTCCGGCTCGATCCCGCTGACGGTCGCAACCGAAGGCCATTTCACTGCTGATCAGATAGGCATCATCCCGACATCCGAGACTATTTTCGCGTCGTGGAACCTGCTGATCGTGATTGCCGTGGTGATTGCCCTGCCAATCGCGAACCGGATGATGATGCCGAGCGAGGATGAAACCGTTCTCGTGGATCCGAAGGTTCTGGGCAATGATGAGGCGCTTCCGCCTCTTCCCGAGAATGCCACACCTGCGCAGCGCATGGAAAACTCCCGCATCCTGATGTGGCTGGTCGGTATTCCGGGTATCATCTGGCTGGTCCTGCATTTCTTTGGTGGCGGCGGTTTGAACCTGAATGTGGTCAATTTCGCATTCCTGTTCATCGGCCTGACCCTGCACGGTACGGCTCGCAGCCTGCTGGCGGCGCTTGACGACGCGGTGAAAGGCGGCGCGGGGATCGTGATCCAGTTCCCCTTCTATGCGGGCATCATGGCGATCATGACCGGCACCGGGCTGGCCGCAACCATGTCAGAGTGGTTCGTGTCCATCTCAACCGATCAGACCCTGCCGTTCTGGAGCTTTATTGCCGCCGGCATCGTCAATATCTTCGTGCCTTCGGGCGGCGGTCAATGGGCGGTGCAGGCACCGATCATGCTGCCTGCTGCCGAGGCTCTTGGCGCGGATGTCAGCAAGGTCATCATGGGCGTGGCATGGGGCGATGCCTGGACCAACCTTCTGCAACCTTTCTGGGCGCTGCCCATGCTTGGCATCGCCGGGCTGAAGGCGCGTGACATTATGGGATTCTGCGTTGTGTTGCTGCTGATCACCGGGGTGATCATCGGCGGTATCCTCTGGATGATCTAG